A genomic stretch from Hemicordylus capensis ecotype Gifberg chromosome 5, rHemCap1.1.pri, whole genome shotgun sequence includes:
- the IFT27 gene encoding intraflagellar transport protein 27 homolog isoform X1, with protein sequence MVKLAAKCIVAGDSTVGKTALVQMFCNDGAHFQKNYTLTAGVEVLIKTVPIPETSDSVELFLFDSAGKELFSEMLEKLWEQPNALCIVYDVTNEQSFSNCVKWLERLRAQTSGMHIPGVLVGNKIDLTERRVVEQKQAQEWAETNGLEYCEIKRWRTMKLLFMLWQNPSIECTKREWKLFTHLCEVLSILCLVCFFSLNLKIIRC encoded by the exons ATGGTGAAGCTGGCTGCCAAATGCATCGTGGCAG GTGATTCAACAGTGgggaagactgccttggtccagATGTTCTGCAATGATGGGGCCCATTTCCAGAAAAACTATACATTG ACAGCAGGAGTGGAAGTGCTGATAAAGACTGTACCTATCCCAGAGACAAGTGATAGTGTG GAACTATTCCTCTTTGACTCAGCAGGCAAGGAACTGTTTTCTGAGATGCTGGAGAAACTG TGGGAGCAACCAAATGCCTTGTGTATTGTATATGATGTCACCAACGAACAATCTTTCAGTAACTGTGTCAAGTGGCTAGAGAGGCTGAGGGCCCAGACCTCTGGAATGCACATCCCAG GGGTGCTAGTGGGCAACAAGATCGATTTGACTGAAAGACGAGTTGTGGAGCAGAAACAAGCACAAGAGTGGGCAGAGACCAATGGCCTAGAATACTGTGAGAT AAAGAGATGGAGAACTATGAAGCTCCTTTTCATGTTGTGGCAAAATCCTTCCATCGAATGTACAAAGAGAGAGTGGAAGCTTTTCACTCACTTGTGTGAAGTGCTGAGTATATTATGCTtggtgtgtttcttttctttgaaCCTGAAAATAATCAGATGTTGA
- the IFT27 gene encoding intraflagellar transport protein 27 homolog isoform X2: MVKLAAKCIVAGDSTVGKTALVQMFCNDGAHFQKNYTLTAGVEVLIKTVPIPETSDSVELFLFDSAGKELFSEMLEKLWEQPNALCIVYDVTNEQSFSNCVKWLERLRAQTSGMHIPGVLVGNKIDLTERRVVEQKQAQEWAETNGLEYCEMSVKEMENYEAPFHVVAKSFHRMYKERVEAFHSLV; the protein is encoded by the exons ATGGTGAAGCTGGCTGCCAAATGCATCGTGGCAG GTGATTCAACAGTGgggaagactgccttggtccagATGTTCTGCAATGATGGGGCCCATTTCCAGAAAAACTATACATTG ACAGCAGGAGTGGAAGTGCTGATAAAGACTGTACCTATCCCAGAGACAAGTGATAGTGTG GAACTATTCCTCTTTGACTCAGCAGGCAAGGAACTGTTTTCTGAGATGCTGGAGAAACTG TGGGAGCAACCAAATGCCTTGTGTATTGTATATGATGTCACCAACGAACAATCTTTCAGTAACTGTGTCAAGTGGCTAGAGAGGCTGAGGGCCCAGACCTCTGGAATGCACATCCCAG GGGTGCTAGTGGGCAACAAGATCGATTTGACTGAAAGACGAGTTGTGGAGCAGAAACAAGCACAAGAGTGGGCAGAGACCAATGGCCTAGAATACTGTGAGATGTCAGTA AAAGAGATGGAGAACTATGAAGCTCCTTTTCATGTTGTGGCAAAATCCTTCCATCGAATGTACAAAGAGAGAGTGGAAGCTTTTCACTCACTTGTGTGA
- the IFT27 gene encoding intraflagellar transport protein 27 homolog isoform X3, which translates to MFCNDGAHFQKNYTLTAGVEVLIKTVPIPETSDSVELFLFDSAGKELFSEMLEKLWEQPNALCIVYDVTNEQSFSNCVKWLERLRAQTSGMHIPGVLVGNKIDLTERRVVEQKQAQEWAETNGLEYCEIKRWRTMKLLFMLWQNPSIECTKREWKLFTHLCEVLSILCLVCFFSLNLKIIRC; encoded by the exons ATGTTCTGCAATGATGGGGCCCATTTCCAGAAAAACTATACATTG ACAGCAGGAGTGGAAGTGCTGATAAAGACTGTACCTATCCCAGAGACAAGTGATAGTGTG GAACTATTCCTCTTTGACTCAGCAGGCAAGGAACTGTTTTCTGAGATGCTGGAGAAACTG TGGGAGCAACCAAATGCCTTGTGTATTGTATATGATGTCACCAACGAACAATCTTTCAGTAACTGTGTCAAGTGGCTAGAGAGGCTGAGGGCCCAGACCTCTGGAATGCACATCCCAG GGGTGCTAGTGGGCAACAAGATCGATTTGACTGAAAGACGAGTTGTGGAGCAGAAACAAGCACAAGAGTGGGCAGAGACCAATGGCCTAGAATACTGTGAGAT AAAGAGATGGAGAACTATGAAGCTCCTTTTCATGTTGTGGCAAAATCCTTCCATCGAATGTACAAAGAGAGAGTGGAAGCTTTTCACTCACTTGTGTGAAGTGCTGAGTATATTATGCTtggtgtgtttcttttctttgaaCCTGAAAATAATCAGATGTTGA